CGATCATCCCGCAATTTTTTCCCAGAAAATCAGTATCGGCCAGACAATCGAGGGGCGCGATATGTGGGCGGTTAAAATATCGGATAACCCCGAACTGGATGAGGATGAACCCGAGGTACTTTACACCGCGGCGATTCACTGCCGTGAGGTGATTACTCCGGAAGTCCTTTTTTATTTCATGGATTATCTGGCGGATAACTACGGTACCGATCCTGATGTCACCGATCTGGTCGATAATCGGGAATTGTGGTTTATCCCGCTGGTTAATCCCGATGGTTACTATTATAATCAGACCTATGATCCCGATGGCGGCGGGATGTGGCGTAAAAACCGCCGCGATAACGGTGATGGGACTCATGGGGTCGATCTGAACCGGAATTTCGGTTATGAGTGGGGGTATGATAATTCCGGGTCATCACCCTATCCCAGCGATCCGACCTATCGCGGAACCGGACCTTTTTCCGAACCGGAGACCCAGAATCTGAGAGATTTCCATAACGCTCACGATTTTATTATTACCCTGTACTACCACTCGTATTCCAATTTCGTTTTATATCCCTGGGGATACGAGACCATATTGACTTCCGATCATGACATCTTCGCGGCCATGGCCGATACCATTAGTGATATGAACGGATATGATCCCGGAACGGCCTGGATGCTTCTTTACCCGGTCAACGGCGGCTCCGATGACTGGAGTTACGGCGAACAAACAACCAAGAACGTGAGTTTCGGAATTACCATTGAAGTTGGAGGCGATGCCGACGGTTTCTGGCCCTCACCAAGCCGGATTCCGGCCCTGGTTTCCGAGAACCTGGCGCCGAACCTGTTTTTGGCTCGACTGGCGGGAAATATTTATCAATTGCGGGCTCCCGAGCAACCGATTCTCACCCTGGCCGATACCGTCAATGCGGCCGATTATACGGTTTCATGGAGTCATGACGACACTCTCAATCCGGCGTTAGCCTTTGAGCTTGTTGAACTCCAGAATTATCAGCAGGGCCTGACCGATTCGGCGGTGAATTTCGAAAACTGGATAAACGACGAGTATTCTGTTTCCACAACGCGCTATTATTCGGCACCATCGAGTTTTTATTCCGGTGAGGATAACAACTTATATTGTCACTTTCAAACCCGTAATCAAGTCAAGGTCTCGATGAATGACAGCCTGAAATTCTGGACGTACTATGATATCGAAACGGATTGGGATTATGCCTATGTCGAGGTTTCGCTGGATGGAATCGTTTTCACACCCATTGAGGGCAATATCACCACCGAATACGATCCCTATGGTAATAACCGGGGACATGGAATCACCGGATCATCGGGCGGATGGATTGAAGCTGTATTTGATCTTTCGGTGTATGCCGACCGCAAAATATATATCCGTTTCACCTATGAAACCGATTCCTATACTACCGAAGAGGGATTTTATGTCGATGATATTTCCCCAATCGATAGATATGGCGCCGAGACGCTGATCTCATCGGATATTGCCGATTCAAACTACACTTTCACCGACAAACCGGAGGGCACTTACTATTATAAGGTCAGGGCTGTCGATGCGGAAAATCAATGGGGCGAGTACTCGGTTATCAGGAAGACCGAGGCGGTAACCATGTTCCTCTGCGGCGATGCCGATAACAACGGGGGTATAAATATTCTCGATGTCACCTTTTTGATTGCCTATCTGTATAAAGAAGGGCCGGCCCCCAATCCGACTCAGGCCGCCGATGTCAATAATTCCGGGGAGATTAATATTCTCGATGTTACCTATTTCATCAAATACCTTTATACGGAAGGACCGGAACCGAATTGTCCCTGATAATTATGGATACCGGAGACTATAATTGAATCGGTCGGCACAATTACATAATATTGATTGAGGAAGAATATGCTGGTAAGATATCTTTATGGAATAATGGTTGTCCTGTCAATACTATTTACCGGTGAGATTGTTGCCGATGATTCTATTCAGGAAGAATATTTGCCGATCGGCCTGACGCCTGAAGAAATGCTTCGCCTTGATGAGATCGGCCTTTATCATATTCGCACCAGCCCTCCTCCCGGCCCAATCAGGAATTGCGCCGAATGGGAACCCTCTGAGGGTGTCATTATTCGCTGGCCGCTGGGCATCTCCATTGACATTGTGGCGGAATTATCGGAGGACCTGATGGTCACAACGCTGGTTTCGAGTACCTATTATATGAATCAGGCCATCAGTTCTTACACGGCCGGAGGCGTTAATATGGACAATACCCAGTTTGTCATTGCCTCGACCAATTCCATCTGGACTCGTGATTACGGGCCCTGGTTTATTTTTGACGGCAACGACAGCCTGGCCATTGTGGATCATATATATAATCGCCCCCGCCCTCTTGATGACCAGATTCCCTGGATTCTCGGCGACGAATGGGATCTTGAAGTTTACGGCATGGACCTGATTCACACCGGCGGCAATCATATGTCCGATGGATTGGGTAGGTCGATGTCAACGCGGCTGGTCTATAACGAGAATACGGATAAGACTATGGCCGAGGTCGATTCTATTATGCTGGCTTTTCTGGGCAATGATTACACGGTTCTCGATTATATTGAATCCAGCGGGATTCACCACATTGACTGCTGGGCCAAATTTCTGAATCCGACTACCATTCTGGTCAAGGATGTTCCTCCGAGCAGTTCCAGCCATGCCCTGCTCAATGCCCGGGCCGATTACCTTGCCCAGCAAATCAGCGCCTGGGAACAACCTTACACAATTGTCAGGGTTTACTGCCCTTCCGGAACCGCTTATACCAATTCTATCATTCTCAACGACAAGGTCCTGGTCCCCATTTTCGGCGACACGTATGATGATAGCGCCCTGGCCACTTATGAGGCGGCTATGCCGGGATATGAAATAATCGGATTTACCGGTTCATGGCTTGATGATGACGCCATCCATTGCCGGACCATGGGGGTTCCCGATCGGGGCATGCTTTTTCTCAAACACACTCCCCTGGCCAACACCTCCGATGTGGTAAATGATTATGAGGTTGGAGTTAAAATCGTGGCCCATTCCGGGGCCGGATTAATTCCCGACTCGCTTAAGCTTTTTTACAAAACGAAAAGCCAGATTTTTTCCTGGACTTACCTGACTCCGACGGCATATCCGGATTCTTTTATCGGCTATATTCCGGCCCAGTCGGCCGGGGTCACGATTTCTTATTACCTGCAGGCGGCTGATTCCTCGGGACGGGTGGAAACCCATCCTTATATAGGCGCTTTTTGGGCTCACCAATTCACAATCGAATCGGCCAATCTGCCGCCGCAGATAATCTCCCCGGCCTTTGATACCTGCGCGCCATCACCGGAGATATTCCGGTATATCGCCACCGCGGTTGATCCCAACGGGGGCATTCCCGAAATCAGCATAATCGATTTTCCATCATGGTGTGAGATAATCGGCGACACTCTGGAAGGTCATGTCGGTTGTGATGATTATGATACTTCTTTTACAATTATTGCTTCCGATGGCGAGTTGGCCGATACGCTTGAAGTTACGCTGGTGGTGGATCATTCCAATATCGGTCCGGAAATAATATCGCCGGGTGACACCATTATGACTCCCTGCCTTTCCCCGTTTACATATTATCCTGATATTAACGATCCCGACGATTCGCAGCACAGTATTATATACGAAATATATCCCTCCTGGTGCCAAGTGGTCAACGATTCCCTGGTCGGCACAACTCCTTCCGAAGAAACGGCGGAATCGGTAACCGTTATTGTCGGCGATTTCTGCCGGGCGGACACATTATCATTCATAGTGGCCGCATATAATGTCTTTATCTGCGGCGATGCCGACGGAAGCGGCGCGATTAATATTCTCGATGTCACTTTTTTAATTAATTATCTTTATAAAGATGGGCCGAGTCCTTCGCCGGTGGAGGCCGCCGATGTCAACAAAAGCGGGGCGGTCAATATACTTGATGTCACATATTTGATAAATTACCTTTATAAAGACGGGCCGGAACCGGATTGCCAATAAATTGATTTTTTTTCTTGACAAATGGGTGATGTTAATATATACTTTAATAGTGATATTAATCGCTGAGGCTATCCCGACAATTGCTTCACATACTGCTGAGGTAGAAATAGTCATACCGCTAAAGTTTTAAATTAACCTTTAACTTTTAAGTTTCGGAGGAATTGGAATTTACTCCGGGATGATGGCGGCGGTAATGGTTATTTCGGTTTTCTTAGGTTTGTTTTTTTCTATCAATCGATTATCCGTCGTAAATTATCTGATCCGAAATACTTTCCCGCTGGCGTCGGGGATTTTCGGGTTTTTATCCCGGAGACGATATCCAGCCAAATATTAATAGGATTTTCTGTTTAATCGGCGGGAGGGACAGAGCCTGCTTTCCCCCAATAAAATACTAACTTGCTTTATCTGGATAATTCCGTATATTATTGGGGTCTGCAGGTTCTGCAAATGCTTCTGCGGGCGGGTCGGGCCGCCCGCGGAAGCCGATCAGAGGACAACTTTTATTGAGAATAGTGCCCGATAATTTCCACCTTGAGAGTACCTTTTAAAAAGGAGTGAGAGGGATGTTAACCAAGTTTACCAGCAGGCGGCCGCATATAATCATTGCGGCATTGATTCTCATCGCCATGGGTACAGCCATATCCGGTGTCCGGGCCGATGAAATCATACCATATCGTATCGAAATTGAGTCACCTCCTTTGGCCAATATGGGTACCGCCGTTTTGGTTCCGGTCCTGAAAACGGCCGGATCCGAGCCGATGCACGGCTTTGATTTTCTGATCGGCTATGATTCCGGGCCGCTGACTCTGATGAACGCTCACGGCGGAACAATATTCAATGACAGCGGCGGTTACCAGTGGGAGTATTTCACCTATAGGCAGACCGATAACAGCGGTTGCGGAACCGCCTGTCCCTCGGCCCTGGTTCGATTTGTCGCCGTGGCTGATCTGAATAATGGACCCCATCACCCTATTCAGTTGTCGATTCCCGATGAAACCGTTCTATTTTATTTCACTGTTTATATTAATTCCAATCCGGATTATGCCTGTCAAGTAGTGCCCATGCGTTTTTACTGGATGGATTGCACCGACAATGCCATTGCCTTTGGCAATGATCCGGGCGAAATATTCCTGGGAGTATCGGATAATGTATATGACTTCGACGGCAGTGAAATATCCGACTCCTCGGCTTTTCTGCCCACTTATTCCGGGGTTCCGGACTTTTGTATCGACAGCCTGAATTCCAATTCTCCCCAGCGGGTGGTCGACTTTGTCAGTGGTTATATTGAAATTGCCTGTGATATCGGTCCCGAATATATCGGTGATATCAATTTGAACGGCATTCAATATGAGATTGCCGATGCGGTGGTGTTTTCAAACTATTTCCTCTATGGATTGGAGGCTTTCACCATCAATGTTGAAAGCCAGATAGCGGCAACCGATGTTAATCTTGATGGAATAGTACTATCGGTCGCAGATTATGTTTATCTTCTGAGAATTATTGATGGTTCCCTCTTAAAAGGCCCGCTTCAGACCAAAATAACCTCGTCCGGTATATTGTATCTGAATTATACCGGCAGTTCGATTATAGTGCAGTCCGACTTCGAGGAAGATGCCGGAGGGATTCATCTGGTGTTTTACGCCCCGGAACTGGCTGTCACCGGTGATTTTACCATAACAGGCGCGTCGACCATTCAATATATGGACCTCAGTTACGGATTCGATCATGATTCCCTTAAGATCCTGGTGGTACCGCCGATTCCTTATAACGATTCAGCCTATATACCGGCGGGTCCGGCCGATATTCTTGAAATCGTTTACAATGGCGAGACGCCCGATTTCATATCGGCCCAGGCTTCCAACCGTCAGGGTGAATTGGTTACCCTTACCGTTGAAGAAATTTACGCGCAGGAACCGACCCCTTTTGGTATCGAAACCGGCTCGCTGAATAATGTCCCGGTCGGTTCCCTGGTTTCAATCCCGGTGACCAAAACGACCGGCGATGAACCGATGGGCGGTTTTGATTTTCTTATTAATATCAATTCAGAAGCTCTTGACTCGGTCAGCGTGACGCCAGGCGAGGTATTCGATATTCCCGGCAACTATGAATGGGAGTATTTCAGTTACCGCTTTGAGTCCGAGGTCTCCCCCGGTGGAACATTCCCTCCCGGTCTGCTTCGGGTTATCGCTGTGGCAGATATGGCCAATGGCGAGCATACGGCGCTCGAGAAAATAATCCCGGATGGAACCGTTCTTTTCTATCTGAACCTGGATTTAAATGAAAGCTATTTGACCGGATGTGAAATCCTGCCCCTGAGATTTTTATGGAAGGACTGCGGGGACAATGCCGTTGCTTATTACGACGGTTCGGATGTCATTCTGGCCGTATCCGATCAGGTATATGATTATGGGGATATCAATATCACCGATCCCGATGATGATTTTCCGACGTGTTACGGAACGCCGGAAGAATGCATCAATCCATCTGTTCCCTCTCCACCGGTCCGGCTGATCGATTTCAAAAACGGTGCTATTTTCACGGCCTGTGACAGTATTCTTGATATCGGTGATTTGAATCTGAATGGAATCGGATACGAAATCGCCGACCTTGTCACATTCACCAATTACCTTTTCTACGGCTTATCGGCCTTTACCATAAACCAGGAGGGTCAGATAGCCACTTCCGATGTCAAGAGCGACGGCATTCCGCTGACCATGGAAGATTTTATTTACCTGCAACAGGTAATTCTGGGTTATGCGACTCCATATCCCTATTATCCGCCGATGACTTTCACGAGTTTTAACGGCTTATTGTGTGTCGAAAACGAATCCGATTCATCGCTGACGATTAAAACGGCCTTTGAGAAAGCCGGCGGCGGATTATACTTGCGCTTTTTTACGCCGGAACTTGATTCGGCACAGAATATCTGGATTGACAATGTGCCCGAAAACCTGTCCGCCGGATTTGACCTGATCAATGACACGCTGATTATACTCGTGGCGGCTAATTGGGGAGAGGCTCCATTTGCTGATCCACCTCAAATCGATCCCGGTTTGATAAACCTGATGCAGATATACTATACGGGATCGACACCAACCCTGATTTCGGCCGAAGCCGCCGGATTTTATGGCGAACATGTCGATTTATATATAAGCGTACTGCCCAATAATCCCCCGGTTTTCGATAATTACCCGACCCAGCTGATAAATGACTGTCAGGGCGGGTTCGAGTATACTTTCACGGCTCAGGATCCGGATGATCCACCCGATCCGCTCACCTTTTCAATCGTATCCGGTCCCGGAGAAATCGATGCTGAGACCGGGCATTGGGTTTTTTATCCGGTCTGTCTGGATACCGGCACGACCATGATTCTGGAGGTATGTGTCGGCGATATTGCCAATCCGTGTCCCCAGGAAGATCCAAACTGGCATGCCGTGGTGGAACTGATAATCAACGCCACGCCGCCTTTGGTCGGCGATATCGATGCCAGCGGCGCGATCAATATTCTTGATGCCACCCGGCTGATTAATTACCTTTATCAGGGAGGGGCGGCGCCGGCACCGATACCTGAGGTCGGCGATGTTGACGGAAGCGGGTTGGTTAACCTGCTGGATGTCACATATGTAATAAATTATCTGTATAAAAGCGGCCCCAAGCCGTATTGCCCATAAGAGAGAGACTCATCTCTCGATGCGAATGGGGGTGGCTGTTTTAAGCCATCCCCATTATAATTTTCCTTAATTTTTTAATATTTATTTAAACGTATCCATATTAAATCCGTTTCTCTGTTATTGTATATTATTGACTAATTCTGAATAAGTTAAGTATATTTATTTAACGGGATTTTCAGGATTTTCTCATTAAAAGCACTTTTCCATTAAACCAGGAGGGTTTATGTTTAAAGGAATCTTAAACAATTTGTCGGTCATTTTATGCCTAACTCTGGGTTTTATTATGGCCGGGCAAATGGCGACCGGGTCGGCCTGTGCCGCCGATGAGGATCTCAGTTTCGAAGTCATCAAACTTTATCCCGATATGGTATTCGCATTTGATGTTGTTGATCTGGATAACGACGGCTACATAGATATCGTATATGTCGGTTTTATGATGGATATGTATATTCATATCATGTTCGGTTCAGGTGATGGGACATTTGAAGAACCGGTGGTTTTCAATGGAGCATCACAGTATGCATCCTCCGTGATAACAGAGTTTATCAATGCCGATTCACTTATCGATATCGTGACCAGCAGCGGGGACCGTACCTGGATATATCTTAATAATGGTGATCGGACTTTCACAGTCAGATCATTGCTTCATGGTAATACCAGCCTGGCAGGACTGGCAACCGGATATTTCAATAATGATGCTTATCCTGATCTAATCAGCGCCTATTATAATCTCTATCTTGGTGATGGAACGGGTGATTTCCCCTCTATGGTCAGTCTGCCGTTTTACGGACAGACAGTTTACACCAATGATTTCAGCAACGATGGCATCGATGACATTCTGGCGCTTGATCCCAGCGGCGAAGGGGGAATCTATCTAAATGATGGATTTTGTAATTTCACCCAGGCCTCCAGCTTTGATCTGGGAGCCTTGACTCTGGCGGCTTCCATCAATGAACCTTTTGCAGATTTTAATCTCGATGGTAATGCTGATTTCGCCTTTGTTACTCCTATTGACGAATATTATGGCGTAAAAAGCTTTATAACAGTTGGTCTGGGTGACGGCAACGGCGGAATTACGAGCCTTGACACGCTGTATACTTCCGGAACAGCCTACAGCCTGGCTATCGCCGATATCGACCAGGATAATAATCTCGATCTGGTGGCCTCGGATGCCACCAATGGCATTCTGGTGATGTTCCGGGGGTTCGGTGATGGCACTTTTGCCGATTCATTACAAATCGACATGTCCTCCGATTCGGCCACCCATGCCATGGCCACCGGAGATCTGGATCGGGACGGCAATCCCGATTTTATATGCGGCCCGCTTAAGAGCGACAGCATTGCGGCGGCGATAAATATGTACCCCGACAAGGCTATTCTCTCCAATGTTATGACGACCACCGGATATTCCAATGTTTCTGTCGGGGTTGAAAATCCGCTGGGGATGAAAATCTCCAAAAACTATCGGACGGTCGCGGGAGCCGCTTACGAACGATATGATGTCGATAATGATAATTCTGTCGATGAACAGGCAGTCGATTATAATCTTCAGAATGGACGGTACAAAATTGTCATAACACCGAGGCCAAACGCCTCCACCGGAGAGACCTTCTCCACCGACATTAGAATCGGAAATAAAAAGGCAACCTTATTCCGCGACTACGAGTTACCCGCCGGCCGTGAAGAACTGGTGTTTTATTATACCGTTGAGCCGGTATCGTCAATTCAGCCGGAAAACGGGCAAACGGGCTTGACAAGACCCAATTTCAACTGGAGCGGCCTGATCGCCAATCCCGATGGTTTAAGCTACCAGTTCCAGCTGGACAGGTATTATGATTTCCGATCTCCGATTATAGATATTGATGGATTGAGCCGGCCGGAATATAAGCAGGACTCGGACATCAGCCCCAACTCGTTATATTACTGGCGGTTCAGGACTTTCGACGGGGTTTCATGGTCCGACTATTCGGATATATTTGCGGTTTATATTGTCGATTTCATCTGCGGGGACGCGGATGGCGGCGGAAGCGTTAATCTTCTCGATGCGGTTTATCTGATCCACTACCTCTATCGCAACGGTCCGCCTCCGGACCCGGAGTCAGCCGGAAACGTCAACCAGGATAATAGAATTAATCTTCTGGATGTTGGCTATATTATCAACTACCTCCACCGGAACGGTCCCGAACCTGTCTGTCAATAAGATGGCGTTGATCAATTTACGGGGATGGCTTGGTTAAAGCCATCCTTTTTTAATATTCATGGTATCCTGCTTACTTTTCCCTTCCGGAATGCCATTCTTCCGCCGAATACTGGTCCGGCTTTGTGAATATAATCACTTGACAAAACAGCAATATTATTATTAGTTTAGTTCTCTATAAGAACGTGGGTTTGGAAAAAGTTAAATACACATAGCCATCCTTGTGAAATATTTAACAAACAAAGCATGGCGACAGAATTAAAAGTCATTCGCCCTCATGTAGTTGGGGCATGACCTGGAGGAGTGCAACATGGCAGAATTTGAACCGGTTGATGGCCAGATAAAAGCCGACACCCTGGTAGTCGGTGGTGGTATTACCGGTATGACCACCGCCATCGAAACTGCCGAAATCGACAAAAAGGTGATTCTTCTCGAACGACAACCGTCAATTGGCGGTCGCGTGGCGGCGATGAACCAGTATTTCCCGAAACTCTGTCCACCGACCTGTGGAATCGAAATCAACCTGAAAAGAATCCGGCTCAATCCCAGCATCAGGGTTCTGACCCTGGCCGAGATCGAAAGTGTCTCCGGAGAACCGGGTAACTACGAAGTCCGGATAAAACTCAACCCTCGCTTTGTCAACGAAAAATGCACCTGTTGCGGTGACTGCGCCAGTGTCTGTGAGATCGAGCGCGATAATGATTTCAATTATGGCCTGGATAAAACCAGGGCTATTTATATTCCCCATTT
This genomic stretch from Candidatus Zixiibacteriota bacterium harbors:
- a CDS encoding immune inhibitor A; translation: MSYFKILSVALVLVAISVCLMAASGEIYVEARIILKSKSDFIKLSELPLDIVGRGDNFIKIITTDSELKRLESLGLTTEIIHPDLKAFYKSRLTPDKDMGGYKTLEGINAYLDTLIADHPAIFSQKISIGQTIEGRDMWAVKISDNPELDEDEPEVLYTAAIHCREVITPEVLFYFMDYLADNYGTDPDVTDLVDNRELWFIPLVNPDGYYYNQTYDPDGGGMWRKNRRDNGDGTHGVDLNRNFGYEWGYDNSGSSPYPSDPTYRGTGPFSEPETQNLRDFHNAHDFIITLYYHSYSNFVLYPWGYETILTSDHDIFAAMADTISDMNGYDPGTAWMLLYPVNGGSDDWSYGEQTTKNVSFGITIEVGGDADGFWPSPSRIPALVSENLAPNLFLARLAGNIYQLRAPEQPILTLADTVNAADYTVSWSHDDTLNPALAFELVELQNYQQGLTDSAVNFENWINDEYSVSTTRYYSAPSSFYSGEDNNLYCHFQTRNQVKVSMNDSLKFWTYYDIETDWDYAYVEVSLDGIVFTPIEGNITTEYDPYGNNRGHGITGSSGGWIEAVFDLSVYADRKIYIRFTYETDSYTTEEGFYVDDISPIDRYGAETLISSDIADSNYTFTDKPEGTYYYKVRAVDAENQWGEYSVIRKTEAVTMFLCGDADNNGGINILDVTFLIAYLYKEGPAPNPTQAADVNNSGEINILDVTYFIKYLYTEGPEPNCP
- a CDS encoding agmatine deiminase family protein; the encoded protein is MLVRYLYGIMVVLSILFTGEIVADDSIQEEYLPIGLTPEEMLRLDEIGLYHIRTSPPPGPIRNCAEWEPSEGVIIRWPLGISIDIVAELSEDLMVTTLVSSTYYMNQAISSYTAGGVNMDNTQFVIASTNSIWTRDYGPWFIFDGNDSLAIVDHIYNRPRPLDDQIPWILGDEWDLEVYGMDLIHTGGNHMSDGLGRSMSTRLVYNENTDKTMAEVDSIMLAFLGNDYTVLDYIESSGIHHIDCWAKFLNPTTILVKDVPPSSSSHALLNARADYLAQQISAWEQPYTIVRVYCPSGTAYTNSIILNDKVLVPIFGDTYDDSALATYEAAMPGYEIIGFTGSWLDDDAIHCRTMGVPDRGMLFLKHTPLANTSDVVNDYEVGVKIVAHSGAGLIPDSLKLFYKTKSQIFSWTYLTPTAYPDSFIGYIPAQSAGVTISYYLQAADSSGRVETHPYIGAFWAHQFTIESANLPPQIISPAFDTCAPSPEIFRYIATAVDPNGGIPEISIIDFPSWCEIIGDTLEGHVGCDDYDTSFTIIASDGELADTLEVTLVVDHSNIGPEIISPGDTIMTPCLSPFTYYPDINDPDDSQHSIIYEIYPSWCQVVNDSLVGTTPSEETAESVTVIVGDFCRADTLSFIVAAYNVFICGDADGSGAINILDVTFLINYLYKDGPSPSPVEAADVNKSGAVNILDVTYLINYLYKDGPEPDCQ
- a CDS encoding VCBS repeat-containing protein, whose protein sequence is MFKGILNNLSVILCLTLGFIMAGQMATGSACAADEDLSFEVIKLYPDMVFAFDVVDLDNDGYIDIVYVGFMMDMYIHIMFGSGDGTFEEPVVFNGASQYASSVITEFINADSLIDIVTSSGDRTWIYLNNGDRTFTVRSLLHGNTSLAGLATGYFNNDAYPDLISAYYNLYLGDGTGDFPSMVSLPFYGQTVYTNDFSNDGIDDILALDPSGEGGIYLNDGFCNFTQASSFDLGALTLAASINEPFADFNLDGNADFAFVTPIDEYYGVKSFITVGLGDGNGGITSLDTLYTSGTAYSLAIADIDQDNNLDLVASDATNGILVMFRGFGDGTFADSLQIDMSSDSATHAMATGDLDRDGNPDFICGPLKSDSIAAAINMYPDKAILSNVMTTTGYSNVSVGVENPLGMKISKNYRTVAGAAYERYDVDNDNSVDEQAVDYNLQNGRYKIVITPRPNASTGETFSTDIRIGNKKATLFRDYELPAGREELVFYYTVEPVSSIQPENGQTGLTRPNFNWSGLIANPDGLSYQFQLDRYYDFRSPIIDIDGLSRPEYKQDSDISPNSLYYWRFRTFDGVSWSDYSDIFAVYIVDFICGDADGGGSVNLLDAVYLIHYLYRNGPPPDPESAGNVNQDNRINLLDVGYIINYLHRNGPEPVCQ